From the genome of Parasteatoda tepidariorum isolate YZ-2023 chromosome X1, CAS_Ptep_4.0, whole genome shotgun sequence, one region includes:
- the LOC107443752 gene encoding protein FMC1 homolog, with translation MSSLKSLGILRSISHELRKSNPKMKPISQTSAYVFLTNEYRCHQVTEKRTCKGENELKTIAQTYLCYLQSTRKNKELLHQYHSHGERSVEETAGIVGFKLPEAGKNSNLEQT, from the exons ATGAGTAGTTTGAAGTCTTTAGGTATTTTACGAAGTATTTCGCATGAACTTCGGAAAAGCAATCCTAAA atgaaaCCAATATCACAGACATCTGCTTACgtctttttaacaaatgaatatCGCTGTCATCAAGTAACAGAAAAACGAACTTGCAAAGGTGAAAACGAGTTGAAAACAATTGCACAAACTTACTTGTGTTATCTTCAATCCACACGTAAAAATAAG gaGCTATTACATCAGTACCATAGTCATGGGGAACGATCTGTTGAAGAAACTGCTGGAATTGTTGGTTTTAAACTTCCTGAGGCTGGCAAGAACTCTAATTTGgaacaaacataa